Proteins from a genomic interval of Paenibacillus sp. RC334:
- a CDS encoding ABC transporter permease, whose product MKLAKNDFWAKYASSQLGILWAFVQPLMTIFVYWFIFEIGFRVVPLNNIPYILWLMCGLIPWFFFSEALGNSTNSLIEYSYLVKKVVFKVSILPSVKIISALFVHVFFMAFLLYVYFLYGYEPTIYIVQLLYYLFALCFLLLGLSYIMASCVIFFRDLNQIVAIILQFGIWLSPILWQPSLFPAKYLTLLKLNPMYYIVEGYRDSLVSEVWFWQKPEMTLYFWCVSFIIFLVGALFYKKLKPHFADVL is encoded by the coding sequence TTGAAACTAGCTAAAAATGATTTTTGGGCTAAATATGCCAGTTCTCAACTTGGGATTTTGTGGGCTTTTGTCCAGCCTCTGATGACAATTTTTGTATATTGGTTCATTTTCGAAATTGGATTCCGTGTAGTTCCGCTCAACAATATCCCATATATTTTATGGTTGATGTGTGGTCTTATTCCATGGTTCTTTTTTTCCGAAGCCCTTGGCAACTCGACCAACAGCTTAATTGAATACAGTTATCTGGTAAAAAAAGTTGTGTTTAAAGTCAGCATTTTGCCAAGCGTTAAAATTATTTCGGCACTGTTTGTGCACGTGTTTTTTATGGCTTTTTTACTGTATGTGTATTTCTTGTATGGTTATGAGCCCACAATTTATATTGTGCAACTTCTTTATTATCTTTTTGCACTGTGCTTTTTGTTGCTGGGTTTGTCTTACATTATGGCTTCCTGCGTCATTTTTTTTCGCGATTTAAATCAAATCGTGGCTATCATATTGCAATTTGGAATATGGCTTTCACCTATTTTGTGGCAACCCTCTTTGTTTCCGGCCAAATATTTAACTTTATTGAAACTGAATCCTATGTATTACATTGTTGAAGGATACAGGGACTCGCTGGTAAGTGAAGTCTGGTTCTGGCAAAAGCCCGAGATGACGCTATACTTTTGGTGTGTTTCCTTTATTATTTTTCTGGTTGG